TGTATTCTCTTCATGGATTTTTATATCTTGTACAAATACATTTACCTCAACAACTTTTAGTGCAGTAAGTTCAGATACAGCTTTTAAAACAGATTCTTGAACTTTTTTAGCTACTTCAGAAATAGGATAACCATAATCAATTATGATGAAAGTATCAATACTGCATTCTTTTTCTCCCACTTCAACTTTTACACCGTTA
The DNA window shown above is from Fusobacterium perfoetens and carries:
- a CDS encoding Asp23/Gls24 family envelope stress response protein produces the protein MNNLGNIKIADDVVKAIAAKATEDVEGVYKLAGGVADEVSKMLGKKRVTNGVKVEVGEKECSIDTFIIIDYGYPISEVAKKVQESVLKAVSELTALKVVEVNVFVQDIKIHEENTVEPEIL